The DNA window ttgctcttaaaCAACAACGAGTACGTTGTCGCATGTTCATCATTCGATCTGTAATCGCTCCACTCGCTGCGATCTCGGCGAACGATTAATCTGACGGGCTCGGTACGAtcagactgtgtttagttccacgttaaaattaaaagtttaaagaaattggaacaatgtaatgaaaaaaatagaagtttatgtgtatataaaagttCGATGtgcgaaaaaattaaaagtttaaagaaaaaaattagaatctaaacaaggcctcagTTGTGGATGGACACTGGGCCGGTCGTTGTCATGGATTGCTACGACTAGCCTACGGTCGCCTTGCCCTCATTCAGAACTGATATGTCTCGACATCATCTCAGCTATGTGCAGCTCGATCTCATCGCCGCCTGGAGTTTCACCGGAGGTCGGGGAGGTCTCGATGAGGAACGACAGAAAAATCAATAGCCGGGAGATCAACGGCAAATCATCAAACCAATATAGGATTAGTCCAAGCATAGCTTCATGCTCCGGGCCACTTACGTGTTCTGAGTCACGTTTGAAAAAGCTTTCGTTTGAAAAAACTCTGCTCGCAAGTTGCAATATGTGGAGAAACCGATCTGTTCGGGTCGAATTTGGTTTCGGTTCCACGGAACTAGCTGTGGAGATGGAATACGCGTCGTGCGAAGTTTAATCATTTTCTTTCTGTTCACCACTTGTGTCCACTAATCCGTTTGACCCAGCTTCTGCTCTTGCCTCTTTGCGAGCACTGCAAATGTTTCGGTTTCTTTTGCGGTTTCGGGTAATTCGTATCGCGTCGCGGCCGTGGGCTGCAGGTCGTTGTCGATGCTTCTCCCGTTCTTCTAATACTTGACGTTGacaatctcctcctccttctcatgGCAACACCTGAGGTGCAAGATGCATGTGTTGCTCTGACATGGGATATGTACTTCCTGagcaaagagagagaaagaacagATGAGAGGTAGTTGACCACACATCATGTAGTATTTACTCATCATTTGAatattgtttcttttctcttgtTATCCATGGAAATTTAGTATACATGACCATTTTGGAAATAACacacatgttatttttttttaatttcaatacATGTCAAGTTATATGTTATCATTTTGCGACATCTTTTTTTTAGACATGACTTTTCAAAATGATATTTTCGTTGTATTTCATTTTCGGTGTCAACAAATTGCAgtgtatattattttctttgtcaattaatgaaaTTATACTTTGTTATGTAGCATAtatctgtaaaaaaaatcatgtattttttattttaatttatgccAAATGATATATTATTTTCACAATGTCATTCTTGGACATCGGATATATTGTATTTGCGTGGTGATTGGACATTCATCTTGATATATCATGTCCGAATAAAACCAGATATAGATTAATTTCCGGACATACAAAACAAGGTGGTCAGATTAATTAAAAACATCAACGTATATTTGATGGCTAATCACATGGAGTAATGTGATTGTAGCCAAGAGATCTATTAAAACTACatgttcatctctctctctctcattctctctcacGGTCACATTAGTGAAAAGACATGAATACAGTTGCagactagtactagtacatgGGTGGGTGAGAAATGCATGACTACAGCATCATTGTGTACCTGCCTAAAATTTTCCCTATAAGAGTTTGGGCTGGGTAGGTACAAGTTGTAGTAGCTTTGGTGAAAATGATGATCAGCTACAACGAAAAATAGACACGTGTCACATGTGGGATTGAGGTGCAGATGCACCTAGGTTCATATTATccaactcctatatatatatatatacatatacatatacatatatatatatgtatacatatatatgtatatatattgatatttcATAGTCTTTAcgggtctgttcactttgatgctaaaaaaaatcttactaaattttggtattgcctgccaaaattttggtaggatttcttatatagttaccaaattttggcaacaaaataaatgtagccacttttttggcaactttaccaaaatttggtaaggttgaaaatgtcatcaaagtgaacaggccctacgTACTATATGTAATATAGGCCATTTTACATTTGTGTTAATGTCTAAGAAAATTGTGGATTAAGTAATTGGGATCCTCAGGCTAGCTAATTTGTATGACTCCGTCAAACGAAAATGAAAAGGACTGTTTCGTATGGTTGCTCCATAAGAATGGCCAATTTTCAGTTAAATCTATGTGATTATGAACTCTAATGTTTGGATAAAAAGAATTATATGAGACTTAAAGGTTCCACTAAAGATAAAGGTGTGTATGTGGTTTCTTCATAAGAAAGTAATTCTAACGAAATAAAACCTGGCCAAAAGAAAATGGTGGGGGGAGGAAGAAACATTGTTCTTTCTGTTATCCACAAGAGAtaatccaacatcttttctttgagtattttcagggttacggataaggcatacctcctatcctacGATTTACCAAATATGCCGGATTGGCATATCTCATATCCTATGATATGTTTCCGTATGCGATAAAGAAATATGCAAGgtattatggaaaatatcctcACAGCATGTAGATTATCAGAGTCCTACTAGGAGAGGATAGAGATTATTCTATATCGTGCAGGGTTcattgtctccgagttctacttggagactaagGCAGCTCATGGTATAAAAGGCACACCCCTGGAAGGGCTCGGGATCATCGAATCAtagcgccaacacacccaccatagtttacGAAGCCAAAGAACTCAAGCcgaagtcgccgggagatcacGTCGATCAATCTCAACAAGGATCTCGTCGGTATGATTGGATTCATCTATACCCTTTGTACTATGTGGTTTTCCATATTAATCTcgtataaactggattagggctattacatCACGAGGGGCCTGAatcagtataatccttgtttcTTGTCTGCTTTAATATCGTATCGTTTAGATCATCGTACCAACGTACTCCAATACTCAATTTATCCAGTCTACGGGTATCCACCGTTGACAAGTATCAAGTTGCTCAGTTTGTTACAGATgtgtattttttgtttttaatatcCCTCCACCCTGTAacgtcaaaaatattttttggtaaTTGGCTTAGAGGGGTACCTAGGTCCATTAAAAAATTGATTCTAATCGGAGCTAGTGTTGTAAGTTGGCCAATTTTGAGTTGTCGTaatgataaagtttttaatGCTAAATAATTATCTAACCCTATGTAGGTTATCTTCATGTTTTCCAATTGGATCCATTTTTGGTCTACGATGCTACCACAAGAGGAACAGGATACCACGCGTAATGGTGCTATACTTTTGCAATCAGTAGCCAAGGGTCTCTTATTTCACTATGGGTGGCGTAGTTCCATtagaattgctagctaaaaaTCTGTGTGGTTTAACGCTAGTTAATAATAAAGAGGGTGGGGAATTGTCCCATCAtcttatttctcattttgatttatttttatctttaccttttgtatTAAACTTATGACTTTGTGTGTTATGACCGAAGCCagagatgtaatccatttccattatctaaaaaataattgGATGCCTCATTCATAAAACATTGGTTAAATATTTGAAGTTAGCTAtttgtcaaaaatatatttgaaggtATAAAAGTTTATACGTACCAAACATTCCATCACCAATCATCTAATGGACAATGGTACGAAACAATAATTAATCTGTAAACGTTGAACAAACCGGCATACCAACACAAGACGCAGTCGGAATATATACATAGTCTACAGATAATTATCTAGTGCAAGCCGTTTTTTCCTGAAATAAGTGGGTTCGTTTTGGTTCAGCATCAATCCCTTCGGCCTCACATTATCTTCATCGTTGATCTTCCCCGGCCACGTTCGGTCATCCATATTTACACAGATATGGTCAGTTTTTTCTAATAGATATGGTGATCCAATTTCTTGTTTGATTGGGTGGATAAGAATGGATTGaacatattaattaataataaaatatattaattatcatTAATATAGTCATAGTTTATACTAATTATACAACAAAATAGACTAATTATATCTTATCAATACTATTTTTGACAAGTTAATTACCaattaacaacaaaatatattaattattgtaaATAATTACTAATGGTAGAGATTAGCAAAGGTGGATATCCTCATCCGGCAATTTAACCGGAGCATTCATCCAGCATCTTCGTGGAATGCTTCCTCTCCGGAGCACCCTATCGATCCTTACCCACCAATTAGACATGTAAAAAAAACCGAATCGGCATAACCATACAGTGAAGGCTGTTGACTTCTTTCCATGGTGCAAGTGAACGTCCTGGTGCTTCCCAGGCCTTATTAACATGATGCTAGCCATGCCAAAGAGAAAAGGTGCAAGTGAACGTCCTGGTGCTTCCCAGGCCTTATTAACATGATGCTAGCCATGCCAAAGAGAAAAGGTGCTAGCCATGCCAAAGAGAAAAGCATTATATTAGCATACTATATAGATGTAGGTTCACAGTGCCATTTTTCAGATCGGTTAGCCTGGTGTGGTATTTATCCTTGCCCAAAACCTCAAGCTGTCTgctttaataaaataaattgactGGAAGGATTGATTTTAGAATGGAAGTTCTGGTATGAAACCCTCAGCATCACTAATATAAAAAAGCACATACATATTGGCACTATAGGCACCGGAACAGCTAAAACTAGCACCTATAGTGTTTTGCCCACCTCCACAGGctgaaaatacaaaaaaaaaatccatcaccTTTAAGTgaatataggtgccggtttaatAGAAAAACCAATACCTATACTATAcgtgctatttttttaaaaaaaccgacacttataatatattaaaaaccgcCAGCTATAATATATTATCGGTGCCGGTATTTAAAAAAACGCACCTATcaaacgagccaagccaagAGAGAGCCGCGCGCGAGTGGATAAAGGCACGCGTGGGAGGTGACGGGGGGCGACCTTCTCCATTCCCTGCCCTACTCTCACccgtctctctccccctctcactCGGTCACCCCTTTCCTCCCCTCGTGGTGGTAATGGTGTCAGCAGCTCCTGCGGGCCGGATTCGGCGTTCTTCAGCCCCCTCCTGCAGATCcatcggtggcggtggcatTTCCAATGGGTGGATCCGGTAAAGGCAGTAGCAGTGGCGTCGGCGGCTCCCGCTAGCGGATCTGCGGGTTCGGTTTCCACTGTTCTATTCGGTTCGGTTTCCTGCTCACTATAAATACACGCACACGCATGGAGCTTCTTCTTTCATCCATTCTCCGAGCTCCAAAACCAAAAGCATTATTTCTCCTACACACCACAGCACACGCATACGCTGGAGATGGAGCTCATGGCCATTGTTCTCAGAACGGCGAGCTTGATCTCCGAGGCCTGCCGCAACGCCGATAAGTTGCCGGCGGCGCTGATAacgggcggcgccgtcgaggccgtCGCGGCGATCTTCCTCGCCTTCTTCGTGCCTCCCGGTGGTTTGTTTGAGAACCACGGCAAGGGGCCCTTCTTCCTCTACTACGGCATTCTCGTCGCGGTGGGCGTCTTCGGGCTTGGTGAGGCGTCGGCCGGCTTCTGGGTGGCGGGGAACCTGGCAGACAGGCGTTCCGTCGGTATGACGATCTTGTGGGTTTCGATTCTGCCGCTTGTCATCGTGGCTGCGCTAGGCGGATTTATCATCTTCAAATAATTGTGCTCTTTCTTAGCCGTGCTCTCTGCTTCTTTCATCTTCAAATAGTTGTGCTCTTTGCTTCTCTCATCTTGAAATAGTTgtgctctcttcttctcctgtTGTATTCCTGTCGTCTGAGTTTGTCCCAATATTCTTGAAAGAGATTTGCTCTCATCCAACAAAAGAGGTACCGATATCTCACGGTACTAAATCGTTTCTGATCGTTCAATCTAGCTAGGTGGGATGGGCATTATTAGATCCAATGATcagaaacgatttggtaccgtaaAGTATCGGTAGTTAGAGGTACTTTTTATTGGACCAAAGCAAATCTCTGATTgaaaagagagggaaaaaaaatccagtagTGGTGTACTATCATGTATGACAGTGCGAGGGTCAGGATTCAGCCGTGTGTTTTCAACTTGGTAGCGGTCTGTTTGTGAGATTATGGTTATTATGAAGTAATTAAACATTTTGAGATTTGTTGTGGATCAGTATTCTGTTTAAGCAATTCTACGGTTCTTGAGGAGGAGATACCATGAggtaaaaaaatttagagtaaaatttggtacctcatagtacctcaTAGTATCTAGGTAtaaagaggtaccaaatttataatagaaaaaatggtacctTCTCTAGcaccgtaaaattgctcattCTGTTTTATCTCGTGCACGTCTCATTGTTTCGTTTATGCTTATGTAAGCtgcaattttaaaaaatataagtaaaatatttatatacatgtacTCAGCGATTTAAAAGCATTTAATAAACAATGACagaaaaaatctcaaaatcaacactaaaattaaaatttgacttataaatataagtataaacGAAACAATATGGTTTCAGTATCTCCTGGTACAAATATGTACAGTTCTATTTGTCCCACGCAAAATTATGTAAGCAGGCAAGCTCTGCAAACAGCTGGGTGTTCATTTCAAGAAGAAGCAACCGCATTACAGGGCTGCAGACTGAGTTAAGTTTAAGATAATCCTTTTCGAAGAAAGGCAACAGGATTGCCTTATATATTGATATAAGTTTCAGATAATCTTGCAGAAATATAACTTCTCAGCTCTGTCTTGCAAGTTTCAGATAATCTTGCAAGGCTGAGTTCGATACTATCTTCTATCAAATTTTACCTCCTCAATTTTTTGCGttcacgtttttcaaactactgaACGATGTGTTTTTCAGAAAACAATTATataagaaagttgttttaaaaattatacgtagtattaatctaattttaactaatacttaattaattatatgctaatggaTTGTTCCGTTTGATGTGCGTGGATAATTAGTTCCTAGCCGGTAATATCGAACTTAGCCTAACAAAGTACATTAGCACATGAGTACATGACAAAGGAAAGTCGTCCTCGCCTAATCAAAAGTTTCACTTACAAAGTTTATGTTCAGGGCAAAAACTATATTTCCTCTACGGTTCAGAAAGCGAAGCCAGACCAACCAAATGTGCATACAGAAGAATGAAACGACTGTATAGAACTATACAAGAGAACAATGGAAGTTGAATAAAAAATTCAGCTCCAATGCGTTAGGTTTCTGTGGATCAACTGTTTACACTTGACACGACGGTAGTGAAAACATTAAAACTGACAACACTCCTTTACGTAGAGAATACCTAAGCTAATTGGCTTTACAGTAGAAAATACAGctgtgtcaaaaaaaattaccatATTTGGAAAGATACGAGgaggtatcatatttttttataatcaaaTTTTGTACCTTTGGTTATCTCGAggtatcaaaatttttaaaaagaataatTTTACCATCTTTGAAAAGGTACCGAAAGATACCATAtttctaagaaaaataaaattcaccTAAACTTTGGGCAAATTGAAcgctaactttttgtttttaacCTGAATCGACAAAATGCTGGTGTTATATat is part of the Oryza glaberrima chromosome 4, OglaRS2, whole genome shotgun sequence genome and encodes:
- the LOC127770932 gene encoding uncharacterized protein LOC127770932, which produces MELMAIVLRTASLISEACRNADKLPAALITGGAVEAVAAIFLAFFVPPGGLFENHGKGPFFLYYGILVAVGVFGLGEASAGFWVAGNLADRRSVGMTILWVSILPLVIVAALGGFIIFK